One Lepisosteus oculatus isolate fLepOcu1 chromosome 27, fLepOcu1.hap2, whole genome shotgun sequence genomic window, ACTGGTGCTTCATATTTGTTTCACTGACCACTTTGAGGAAGATAAGATACGCCCGGGAAGTGAGATaatataatttgtgtttttgcaaactatgcagtctagGGGCTTGACAGGCTTTGGGCtcaaatatatataaagatgctgcctgtccttggtcagtaagataaggggcatgtatttggtaagctggCTGTACACCCAGAACATTAAATTAACttgtctagtctgcaacttagatataattaattggcaggTGTTGCTGTTTAATCACTTGTTTAGATTATGTCATAgtaactctttgtgttttaaggtataaaggaccCTCTTCAGCTACttaagtctggtggttgcaagccAGACTTCCATTTTCATATGAATAAAGatacttctgcttcacagacacctgaactttgtcatttgtttgacactacaACTGCAATCAAGTCCTTTAGggtgactttgtcagtgcttaATCAGGCAGAAGAATATTTGTTTCAGAAAGTTCCTTTGGTCTTTCACCCTCTTCAAAAAGCCTAAATTTAATTTAGTACTTCTACAATGCTACTCTACCTCATCTTCCTAATTTAGGATCACCTAAACATTTAACTAGGTGAGCTAGACTAGAACCAACACATCCATGCAGGTTAGGTTTATCTTTTTGCTTCTTAGATCCCTGAAGTTACTTCATTCCCATTAAATATTCCATTCCTATAATTATCTACATAACCAGTTCTCAATTCACACTTTTCCTTTATCCCTAGCCTTCCAAAAAGTAAGGGCATCTTACTGTGGCTGCTTCCACAAACTTGAAACAAGATTTCACAATTATTCCCTTTAACCTCCATATTAATGATTTTCTATGGTAAATTACATTTCTCCTCCTCAGCTCTTAGGGCTTCTATGTAGAAGCAAAGCCTTTTAGGCTCATCCATCACCCTTCTTTGCTGGTAAGGCAAGAAAAGTGCATGATTAGATGCAACTGTTGTCTTCCCAATGAGGTCTTAAGGAGGGCCTTCATTTCACTTCATAAAGTGATATTAGGCCTTATGATCagattaaggaaaaaaaaaccaaaccaaCCCACATACACCATCTAGGATTTCCAGGTTATTTTATTTGGCTCAGAAGGCAGAAGAAACTTCTACAACTGCTGCTCTTCCCAGGCCATACAGGCTGCTCAGACCTGGCATCTCTGGACTCGTCCATCTTTGCACACAATCCAGAGGATTCCTCGGTCATAGGACACATGCCTGGCCACACCAGCTGCCCTTAGAGCCCACCATCTACTGCCAAAGGGGTTACAGGCATCAATACCAACCCTGCAGGAAAAGGAACAGGATTAGAGCAGCCTAGAATTAGGACAGTCATTCATGCACCCACGTGCGTTATCCCCTCCACCAGCTCACCTCTTGAAGAccactccattcctgttcaccccATACACACTGCCATCTGAGCCCACCTCCACCAGGGACAGGGAGCCCTGAATGGGGTACCACCTGTCAGAGCCTCTGCAGGAATCCCCACTCACATCCAGCTTGACGAAGATCTGGTCCAACCTATTCACTCCCCAGCAGCCAAATGGCCCACAGGAATAGTACTTGAGGGAGCCTGCAACATTAATCCAGGGGATATTGCCCAGGCCAGCATAATGCAGCACAGGCCCGCTGTTCAGGCAGAAGATGGAATTGGCAGCATTGACACCAACCACAAACTTGTCTCCACCAGCATCAATCTGGATGAGGGAGCCTGCAGAGGAGAACAAGAAATATAGCTGTTCTCAGCAGGGGGCAGCGCAGTGCACATTTGTTACAAGGGAGTGAAATAGCCACCTTCAGCCAGAACGCTCATTGACAGGTTGCCTGGCAGACCCAGATGGATTCTAGGAGAGACCCAAAAGCTACCATTTCCAACCCCTATAGATCAGCTGTAGCCTCACCTGGTTGCACTCGGATCCACCTTCCTCCAAGCCACTTGAACACAAGGCTGGCGAGACTCACACTCCAgagccctgctggccccacactCACATGTTTCCCCTTCATGgccagagagacccagctgttgCCCTGGTAGCTGACCAGGTTGTCTGCATTGTCGACTCCACACACCCTTCCAGCACCAGCATCTATCTGCTTCAGACTGCCAGGCACAGCCCGACACTGCAGGGCTCCAGCCACAGACACTGGGGAGGAGAGGACACCACTGGGTCAGAGACCACCAGCCAGATCAGCTGGAAGGAGCCTGGGCTTTAAGCAACATACAATCATGAGCATTTGTTGCTTTGACTACTGAAGATACAGGACAGGAGAAACATCTCTTCACTTAGTAGTTTTCACACATGGTATAGCTTATAGACCAGTGTTCACAGAACTTCAATAATAGATGGAAACTTCCAAATCATGGATTGAATCCAATCAGTACTCCAGACTTTTTAGCATTGCGCAGTTATTCCTCCTCTAGTAGCCCttatgctgctgctgctgcttttaaTTAAAGCAATATACAAACCTTACCTAGAAGGCATCCCACAAgcaaacacaacacacagcCTCTCCCTTCCATGTTGATAAGTGATCCCACAAACCTCATGTAGACTATTAGCCCCAGCAGTGGCCTTTATATAGTCAAGACTGCTGGGCTTCAGCTCCTACACTCACCTGACTACCCAGGTGTAAAATTAAAGTATAACGAGCTACTGATTGAATCCTTCAAGTTTTAATTACAGAAGACATAATTATTTGAACTCTTTCCACAGAACACATCCCCAAGCTCCGCGCTCAAAATCCTGATGAATCTGATTAGGACTAATCTCAGCAGGGCCATCCTCTTGTAATACAGGCCAAGGGTAGTCACTAACCTGGTGTAAGAGGACTTGCTCTGAAACATATTGCTAATTTAAATATTCGGTTACTCTTGTCACAGACCCCTTTGCCCAGATATTTTTCAAATGCCATTgcccagttttaaaaatattttttttctcagaactCAGAAGAACTTTTCTGGACCCTGATTTGAAATTCCTCAATTAATCTGATATGGGAGAGGATTAGTGATAATTATGTGACAATTTAAGAAAACAATGCAGAGTTACTGCATTCAGAATTAATGATACTGTAGCTCTTAAAGCTCCCAATTTACTAGCAATCAAttgggctgcacattggtttaGATTTCAGGACTGCTGTCTCTCAGTTTCTGGTTTTGATTTCCTAATGAATTTCCTTCTATATGATATTAGCATGTTTTAATGTGGATTTTCTCTATGGAACTAGTAACCTTTCATTTTCTAATAAAGGATGGGCTTGTGCTTCTGTGTTCGCACTCAAAGGTACTCAGTTATTCTGTGTACAGACAGACAAGGTTTGTGAGGACAGTATTGCTCTCTGTTTCCTGCCCTGTATGTGTAGTCTGCCAGTCGATGAGACCTGCAGTAGACTAAATGCGTGTTTCCGTGGTAGTTGGATGGatgtaaaaaaactgaaaaaacaatacatataACAAAAATGACACTTCCTAAATTTAAAAGTTGGAGGAGCGATGGGAAGAGGGACAGCAAGGAGACCTGGAGAAGGAGACCTGTCTTATTTCCGAAACAGACTTGAAATGAAATTTCACGCAGACCCCCTGTGTCCCGATGGTCTTCCCTCCTCTGgagggcgctccgaccctttttgtgttttagtttcTTTATCACGTACACCTGTCCCTGCTTTcactgtatattatttaaacCTGGTGCCTCTGAAGctcggggctctgcattggaagatggcCGCCCGGaggcccacctagcaccaggtcgccccacatccgcGGCTTGAGGGCTTCGGCCTCTGAATGGCTTCCTgaccagctgagtccggggctcggggCCATCCCTTCCTTTCCTACTGTGTTTTCCCCGTAGCCCTTTTTCCAGTCACTTCTGGgttataccgtctgcacagggtcctaaaccTTCACAGGAGTTAGGAACGGCTCGCATAACACCTTGAATACCATCCATATATACTCTGAATGGGGAAAGACAGGTGTCCACATCCAAACTGGAAAGACAGAGTTAGAGTAAAGTGAGGTAAACTCAGCCTTTGTTTCCAGTGCCCTGGGAAGATCAGCAGTACAGTCTAAGCTGTATTAAGGGACCAAATGAAGGAAAGTctaaaagaacacagag contains:
- the LOC102697916 gene encoding fish-egg lectin-like; the protein is MEGRGCVLCLLVGCLLVSVAGALQCRAVPGSLKQIDAGAGRVCGVDNADNLVSYQGNSWVSLAMKGKHVSVGPAGLWSVSLASLVFKWLGGRWIRVQPGSLIQIDAGGDKFVVGVNAANSIFCLNSGPVLHYAGLGNIPWINVAGSLKYYSCGPFGCWGVNRLDQIFVKLDVSGDSCRGSDRWYPIQGSLSLVEVGSDGSVYGVNRNGVVFKRVGIDACNPFGSRWWALRAAGVARHVSYDRGILWIVCKDGRVQRCQV